The genomic DNA ATCTAACATAAGCTGATAAGGATTTAGTTTCGGATGATATAAAGGATATCAGTGAGGATTGAAAGTATTCCCTTTTTATTAATGATATTCTCTACTGCGTTTTTAACAGGATGTTAACAGCGTCTATCTTCTCCCAAAAGATAACCTCAAATAAAACTTTCTTAAAACGAATAATAGATATGATGTTAAAGATCAAGAGCTCGCTTTTACGATCTCTTTCATTACCAGAGGGTTTTTCATTATGGCCTCTGCTTCCTTCAATGTTATTTTTAAGGCTTCGGACAGGTCATTTTTAAGCTCGTCTTTCGAGAAGCCGCCGTTATGGCGCTTAAGTTTAACGACCTTTACTGCCTGTTTGATCTTATGCTCCTTTTCACGGATCTGGTAGGTGCGGATAGCCCTCAGGAAATCGATCTTCCTGAATTCCGGCCAGAACGGGGCGCAAATATATATCCCGCATTCATTACCGCTTGACTGCCAGGGGAGGAAATTCGACGTGCGCTCGTCTCCGCCTGTCCTGATGATGAGATCGACCTTTGACTTTGGAGTCTTATCAAGGTACAGGTAGTCGTCCACCATATCCTCGTTAACGTCCGCAGGCTCGATCACGTCCGACTGTATATCCCTCGCCATCTTTTTAGCGCCGTCTACGAGCTCCTGCCTTCCGCCATAGGCTATAGCGACGTTAAGGAACATGTTATCATACTCCGATGTTACCTCATCGGTCAGTAGGACCTCTTTCTTGACGTCCTCGGGCAACATTTCTATGTCACCCATATATCTTACCCTGAGCCTTGACTTATGGGTCCTCGGGTTCTCGCGCGTTTCCTTGAACTTGGCCTTCATGAGATCGAATATCGCCTTCTTCTCACCTTCCGGCCTGTTGAAGTTCTCCGTAGAGAAAGAATAAAGAGTAAGCTGCTTAACTCCGAGCTCTTCACACCAGTTCAGTACCCTTTCTGTCGCATCGGCGCCATATTTATGGCCTTTCTCGGTGGATTCACCGATCATCTTTGCGAACCGACGGTTTCCGTCCTGGATTATAGCTATATGCTGAGGTATCGGGTTTTTAAGGACCTCTTTCATGATGGAATGCTCATACCATGCATA from Methanooceanicella nereidis includes the following:
- the uppS gene encoding polyprenyl diphosphate synthase is translated as MKLKSVLRNLLLSRWYERIPILYAWYEHSIMKEVLKNPIPQHIAIIQDGNRRFAKMIGESTEKGHKYGADATERVLNWCEELGVKQLTLYSFSTENFNRPEGEKKAIFDLMKAKFKETRENPRTHKSRLRVRYMGDIEMLPEDVKKEVLLTDEVTSEYDNMFLNVAIAYGGRQELVDGAKKMARDIQSDVIEPADVNEDMVDDYLYLDKTPKSKVDLIIRTGGDERTSNFLPWQSSGNECGIYICAPFWPEFRKIDFLRAIRTYQIREKEHKIKQAVKVVKLKRHNGGFSKDELKNDLSEALKITLKEAEAIMKNPLVMKEIVKASS